A DNA window from Candidatus Saccharimonadales bacterium contains the following coding sequences:
- a CDS encoding ABC transporter ATP-binding protein — protein sequence MLKVANLEKTFKSGDHTISPVKDVTFSLKQGTFAAIVGRSGSGKSTLLSLLGALDRPTGGSIEIDEGRNIAKLSDRQLTEYRRNGIGFVFQQYNLIPNLTAIENVMLPMEFASLPRVQRLTRAKELLEQVGLDEDRQTRRSNRLSGGEQQRVAIARALANKPKMILADEPTGNLDTHNGELIFELLHDLSRSQKTTIIVVTHDLQIAGKTDVTLQLADGILTSKNRK from the coding sequence ATGTTAAAAGTTGCTAATTTAGAGAAGACATTTAAAAGTGGTGATCACACAATCAGTCCAGTAAAAGATGTCACCTTTTCGCTAAAACAAGGAACATTCGCTGCCATTGTCGGTAGGAGCGGAAGTGGTAAGAGCACCCTTCTTTCACTGCTAGGAGCGCTTGACCGTCCAACAGGCGGATCAATAGAAATAGACGAGGGACGGAATATTGCTAAACTTTCGGACCGCCAATTAACTGAGTATCGTCGCAATGGTATCGGGTTTGTATTTCAGCAATATAATCTCATTCCCAACTTAACCGCAATTGAAAATGTTATGTTGCCAATGGAATTTGCTAGTCTTCCTAGGGTGCAGAGGCTCACTCGTGCAAAAGAATTACTTGAGCAGGTTGGGCTTGATGAGGATCGCCAAACTCGTCGATCTAATCGTTTGAGTGGAGGGGAGCAGCAGCGCGTAGCGATTGCTCGTGCACTTGCTAATAAGCCAAAGATGATTTTAGCGGATGAGCCAACAGGTAATTTGGACACGCACAACGGCGAATTGATCTTTGAATTATTACATGATCTTTCGAGAAGTCAAAAAACAACAATTATTGTAGTCACGCATGATCTACAAATCGCTGGAAAAACAGACGTCACGTTACAGCTTGCTGATGGCATCCTGACCAGTAAAAACAGAAAATAA
- a CDS encoding GreA/GreB family elongation factor — protein MNTATIVYLSKKGFKELKKQIARLSHDIEKNRSELRELDKSDSHEERFARIQKLASLQASEAELYDKQQTLKTARLLPRKRDRLFVAIGSVVDMIDSKGRLLRYTIVDSFEANPSDGRISDKSPLGQSLLGKQIKDTVEWGRAGKTQRLELIRIA, from the coding sequence ATGAACACAGCAACTATTGTTTATTTGAGCAAAAAAGGCTTTAAAGAACTAAAAAAACAGATCGCTCGTCTCAGCCATGATATTGAAAAAAACCGTTCAGAATTACGAGAACTTGATAAATCAGATTCGCACGAAGAGCGATTCGCACGTATCCAAAAACTAGCATCGCTCCAAGCTAGTGAAGCAGAACTCTATGATAAGCAGCAGACGCTTAAGACAGCACGACTATTACCTCGAAAACGAGATAGGCTATTCGTTGCTATAGGCTCAGTTGTTGATATGATTGATAGTAAAGGCCGGCTTCTACGATATACAATCGTTGATAGCTTTGAAGCGAACCCAAGCGATGGGCGGATATCAGATAAAAGCCCTCTAGGTCAAAGCCTTCTAGGTAAGCAAATCAAAGATACAGTCGAATGGGGACGAGCGGGTAAAACCCAACGCTTAGAACTCATTAGAATTGCTTAA
- a CDS encoding ATP-binding protein: protein MFQSATLKLTGWYLLILMTLSLLFSVAIYQIASSEINARLSQIETSLRLPRNYGFPDLRSDQLHEGEGNLVIGLVYINFLVLGIGGVGSFYLARRTIRPIEEAHEAQSRFTSDASHELRTPLAAMKTEIEVALRDTHLTKDEMHELLESNLEEVNKLTRLSHTLLQLSKLDYSNVEREKVEVNRAVTNVIKTFDPQGKRIHFKEFESPIYTMVTLGSVEELAMILIDNAIKYSPDTSMVSVTVTRRSGKVRIEVSNEGSGIPEEQLPHIFDRFYRGDSSRTNASKNGYGLGLSVAKKIVELNDGELTATSAVNDTTIFTIILQTSSAPSKSVEGKS from the coding sequence ATGTTTCAAAGTGCAACACTAAAGTTAACAGGCTGGTATCTTCTTATTCTTATGACCCTGAGTCTGCTGTTTAGTGTTGCTATTTATCAGATCGCTTCAAGTGAGATAAATGCAAGATTAAGCCAAATCGAAACAAGTCTTCGATTACCTAGAAATTACGGATTTCCCGATCTTCGTTCGGATCAACTACATGAAGGTGAAGGAAATTTAGTCATCGGGCTTGTATATATCAACTTCCTCGTTTTAGGAATCGGTGGTGTGGGTAGCTTCTACCTTGCGAGACGAACTATACGTCCTATAGAAGAAGCTCATGAAGCCCAGTCTCGCTTTACCAGTGATGCTAGTCACGAGTTACGAACGCCACTTGCGGCTATGAAAACAGAGATTGAAGTTGCACTGAGAGATACACACTTAACAAAAGACGAGATGCATGAACTACTCGAGAGTAATCTCGAAGAGGTTAACAAATTAACTCGCTTATCACATACGCTGCTGCAGCTGTCTAAGCTTGACTATTCAAACGTTGAGAGGGAAAAAGTAGAGGTTAACAGAGCAGTCACTAACGTTATCAAGACATTTGACCCACAAGGAAAACGTATTCACTTTAAAGAGTTTGAATCGCCGATATATACCATGGTGACACTTGGAAGCGTCGAAGAGCTTGCCATGATTCTCATTGATAATGCTATCAAGTATAGCCCGGATACATCGATGGTATCAGTTACCGTAACTCGTCGATCAGGTAAGGTGCGCATCGAGGTATCTAATGAGGGTAGTGGCATCCCTGAGGAGCAATTACCGCATATTTTTGATCGCTTCTACCGTGGTGATAGCTCTCGCACAAATGCATCAAAAAATGGGTATGGTCTAGGATTATCTGTTGCAAAAAAAATTGTTGAGTTAAACGATGGAGAGCTTACAGCAACCAGCGCAGTCAACGATACGACAATATTTACAATTATACTTCAGACATCAAGTGCGCCTTCAAAGTCAGTTGAAGGAAAATCATAA
- a CDS encoding response regulator transcription factor has protein sequence MRILIIEDEHKIARALKKALEQESYAVDVSFDGDDGYAMATTEPYDVAIVDRMLPGEYDGIAIVKAMREAKIHTPVILLTALGGVSDRTDGLDSGADDYLVKPFALEELLARVRALLRRPSEQQPNILTAGNLSLDTVNFSVTRENKTIQLTNKEFGLLEYMLRNQGRPLSKETIISHVWDYDADILPNTVEVYIKYLRNKIDVPFKTPLLHTVRGFGYKIEG, from the coding sequence ATGAGAATATTAATTATCGAAGACGAACATAAAATTGCACGAGCTCTTAAAAAAGCTCTTGAACAGGAAAGTTACGCAGTTGACGTATCTTTCGATGGTGATGACGGGTATGCTATGGCGACAACTGAACCCTACGATGTGGCGATTGTCGACCGTATGCTCCCAGGAGAATATGACGGTATTGCAATAGTAAAGGCTATGCGTGAAGCAAAAATTCACACACCAGTTATTTTGCTAACTGCACTCGGGGGTGTGTCGGATCGTACAGATGGGCTTGACAGTGGTGCGGACGATTACCTTGTCAAGCCATTTGCGCTCGAGGAACTCCTAGCGAGGGTCCGAGCGCTATTACGGCGGCCAAGTGAACAACAGCCGAATATCTTGACAGCTGGTAATTTATCACTTGATACTGTGAACTTTAGTGTCACACGAGAAAATAAAACAATTCAACTGACCAACAAAGAGTTCGGTCTGCTCGAGTACATGCTTAGAAATCAGGGTCGACCACTTTCAAAAGAAACAATTATTAGTCATGTATGGGACTACGACGCGGATATTTTGCCAAACACAGTAGAAGTGTATATAAAATACCTTCGCAATAAAATAGATGTTCCATTTAAAACTCCGCTACTTCACACTGTCAGAGGTTTTGGCTACAAAATAGAGGGGTAA